From a single Eleginops maclovinus isolate JMC-PN-2008 ecotype Puerto Natales chromosome 20, JC_Emac_rtc_rv5, whole genome shotgun sequence genomic region:
- the LOC134882956 gene encoding achaete-scute homolog 5 — MMSSCYPPPSYLSLVSPHLEDGSVPVLLMEPLRGPRLLMEPLRGHGLLPFLSPVLPSPCGPLSVYECPLEPAFIQKRNERERQRVRCVNQGFARLRGHLPGRGSERRLSKVETLRAAIKYIQHLQGLVQREGGALPVGPSTST, encoded by the coding sequence ATGATGAGCTCGTGCTACCCCCCTCCATCGTACCTGAGTTTGGTGTCTCCTCACCTGGAGGACGGCTCGGTCCCCGTCCTGCTGATGGAGCCTCTCAGGGGCCCCAGGCTGCTGATGGAGCCTCTCAGGGGCCATGGGCTGCTGCCCTTCCTGTCCCCCGTCCTCCCTTCCCCCTGCGGGCCCCTCAGTGTGTACGAGTGTCCCCTGGAGCCCGCCTTCATCCAGAAGCGCAACGAACGTGAGCGTCAGAGGGTGCGCTGTGTGAACCAGGGCTTTGCCCGGCTCAGGGGCCACCTGCCGGGCCGGGGGTCGGAGCGCCGGCTCAGCAAGGTGGAGACGCTGAGGGCCGCCATCAAGTACATCCAGCACCTGCAGGGCCTGGTGCAGCGGGAGGGGGGAGCACTTCCTGTTGGACCGAGCACCAGCACCTGA
- the LOC134882932 gene encoding protein phosphatase 1 regulatory subunit 15B has protein sequence MFKSMSGDGHVSSGQSSSSMAGRGAPSAGLHSQESSWLGLLSRPALSFLQKYLPVRPAARADTVAGFLLDDLMPPPPQLTYLRCDSATGLLEPGGSLPWLYADSLRELGIQGTEEMNLNLVQQTQIGYLSSFRTFINQVLLNSAQEGRATSGNDWDPAGPSARSGGTWWGGFWGSEGGSGLLSDPSWAEDGVLTAWLCPQQPVSPTKAPGTSTKPGETSGPIRHKEQPADKEGRETVQNMEEGGSTPEPRLSVSLPRSEAPSCSEEAPLTPEQDHGYTSLEEGHVQVNMGPGPSEEQQDAAQISPPKETSEERESTSEGVEEEEEALSAEEEEGLSAEEKEALCEAALSSPSCQNKAIAFIMGLPCSDDSSEGGSSEEEEDDDGFDSEGSSDLSDSTDDEDSDSEADSEADSEAERLWSSLGHGSDPYDPRNFTAAMHTVSSTPRNIPTPPSSSGSSAASSPELTPLPLSPLAASSSPPSGSDSWDDSTSASEADEAESLRLWSSFGCSDPYSPFNFQGPIRTQEPVGGPGTRTRARKASPPHNLAAPPQYRREEAEERLDSGFSEPSASPARSITKKVRFCEEVEEFFASGGEEAEDRRGPWEQLARDRCRFLRRCQEVELSIHYCLQPMHRQLVSLRLNATADLQLQDN, from the exons atgtttaaaagtatgAGCGGTGACGGACATGTATCCAGCGGGCAGAGCTCCTCCTCCATGGCCGGGCGAGGAGCCCCCTCCGCCGGGCTGCACAGTCAGGAAAGCTCGTGGCTCGGGCTGCTGTCTAGGCCGGCGCTGTCTTTCCTCCAGAAATATCTCCCGGTGCGACCCGCGGCCCGGGCTGACACCGTAGCCGGGTTTCTGCTGGACGACCTGATGCCGCCTCCTCCTCAGCTGACCTACCTTCGGTGTGATTCAGCGACCGGCCTGCTGGAGCCCGGAGGCAGTTTACCGTGGCTCTACGCTGACTCTCTGCGGGAGCTGGGCATCCAGGGCACGGAGGAAATGAACCTGAATCTCGTCCAGCAAACTCAGATCGGGTACTTGTCTTCTTTCAGGACTTTCATCAATCAAGTTCTGTTGAACTCTGCTCAGGAAGGGAGAGCGACTTCAGGGAATGACTGGGATCCTGCGGGTCCCTCAGCAAGGAGCGGTGGGACGTGGTGGGGCGGCTTCTGGGGATCTGAGGGGGGATCAGGGCTGCTATCAGACCCATCCTGGGCCGAGGACGGGGTCCTCACTGCCTGGCTTTGTCCACAACAACCGGTGTCTCCAACAAAAGCCCCCGGAACAAGCACCAAGCCAGGAGAAACCTCTGGACCGATCAGGCACAAAGAGCAGCCGGCTGACAAAGAGGGCCGTGAAACAGTCCAGAacatggaggagggggggtcCACACCAGAGCCCCGGCTCAGCGTCAGTCTCCCCAGGTCAGAAGCCCCCTCCTGCAGTGAGGAGGCTCCTCTGACCCCGGAGCAGGACCATGGCTACACCAGTCTGGAGGAGGGACATGTGCAG GTGAACATGGGGCCCGGTCCGAGTGAAGAGCAGCAGGACGCCGCCCAAATTAGTCCCCCCAAAGAGACTTCTGAGGAGCGGGAGTCTACATCAGAGGGggtagaggaggaagaggaggctctGTCagcggaggaagaggagggtctgTCGGCAGAGGAAAAGGAGGCTCTGTGTGAGGCAGCCCTCAGCAGCCCCAGCTGTCAGAACAAAGCGATTGCTTTCATCATGGGCCTGCCCTGCAGCGACGACAGCTCTGAGGGGGGTtccagtgaggaggaggaggacgatgaCGGCTTCGACAGCGAAGGCTCATCAGATCTGTCTGACTCCACGGACGACGAGGACTCGGACTCGGAGGCGGACTCGGAGGCGGACTCGGAGGCGGAGCGTCTGTGGAGCTCTCTGGGCCACGGCTCTGATCCGTACGACCCCCGAAACTTCACAGCGGCGATGCACACCGTCAGCTCCACCCCCAGGAACATCCCCACGCCTCCGTCCTCCAGCGGATCCTCTGCCGCCTCTTCCCCTGAACTcacccctctccccctctcccccctggctgcctcctcctcccccccgtCCGGCAGCGACTCCTGGGACGACTCCACCTCAGCCAGCGAGGCGGACGAAGCCGAGAGCCTCCGCCTGTGGAGCTCCTTCGGCTGCTCAGACCCCTACAGCCCCTTCAATTTCCAGGGGCCCATCAGGACTCAGGAGCCCGTGGGGGGGCCCGGCACCAGAACACGGGCGAGGAAGGCCTCCCCCCCCCACAACCTGGCAGCTCCTCCCCAgtacaggagggaggaggcggaggagcgTCTGGACAGCGGCTTCTCTGAACCCTCCGCCTCCCCCGCCCGCAGCATCACCAAGAAG GTGCGTTTCTGTGAGGAAGTGGAGGAGTTCTTTGCGAGCGGTGGGGAAGAGGCGGAGGACCGGCGGGGCCCCTGGGAGCAGCTGGCCCGGGACCGCTGCCGCTTCCTGCGCCGCTGCCAGGAGGTGGAGCTCAGCATCCACTACTGTCTGCAGCCGATGCACCGCCAGCTGGTGTCACTGCGCCTCAATGCCACCGCAGACCTCCAGCTGCAGGACAACTGA